A window of the Ostrea edulis chromosome 1, xbOstEdul1.1, whole genome shotgun sequence genome harbors these coding sequences:
- the LOC125664043 gene encoding peroxisomal targeting signal 1 receptor-like isoform X3, which yields MAMRNLVEGECGGTNSLMKLTSHYTQDKARRQEGFLHGRSPNQGLVSGRPIQEATERELVDEYLTGQRINMAPQTFHMGSLLQEMREIEEQEYKHAPQRAPGILELASNEKWADEFLSTAKEPMGPNWAGEFLDEKSQQMLPHPAGDLKWAEEYLDHTEHRPWTEEYEKEALDDTKWIDEYSTQEDDLAKTAKELLSGVTDPKLANSEMDPGHSLVDKWEEEFAEMTGNRETSDEDFWEKLQKHWEEVDKTTDDGHPWLTEFEESDPYKVYEFEDENPLIDHPDPFQAGLEKLKEGDIPNAVLLFEAAVQKDNQNTLAWQYLGTTQAENEQEPAAISALKKCLELDSNNLTALMALATSYTNESLAAHACHCLKSWLKTNPAYSHLVPQELDSAPKITSYISNTEHTEVKDLFIEAARLMKDGEIDADVQSGLGVLFNLSGEYDKAVDCFSAALQVKPKDALLWNKLGATLANGNRSEEAVEAYHHALQISPGYIRSRYNLGIACINLGVHKEAVEHFLTALNMQKKSQHGMKDPQVIMSKNIWSTLRMAISLMGKPDLYDVCDNQDLERLNSEFGMHS from the exons TTGGTGGACGAGTATCTAACGGGTCAGAGGATAAACATGGCACCACAGACGTTCCACATGGGGAGCCTCCTGCAGGAGATGAGAGAAATCGAGGAACAGGAATACAAACATGCACCCCAGAGAG CTCCAGGAATTCTAGAATTAGCATCCAATGAAAAATGGGCTGATGAATTTTTATCGACTGCCAAGGAACCGATGGGTCCAAACTGGGCGGGTGAATTCCTAGATGAGAAGTCGCAGCAGATGCTTCCTCACCCTGCCGGGGATCTGAAGTGGGCCGAAGAGTACTTAGACCACACAGAGCATAGACCATG GACTGAAGAATATGAAAAGGAGGCGTTGGATGATACAAAATGGATAGATGAATATTCCACGCAGGAGGACGACCTGGCTAAAACTGCCAAGGAGCTCCTCAGTGGTGTCACCGACCCCAAGTTGGCCAACTCAGAG ATGGATCCTGGCCATTCATTGGTTGATAAATGGGAGGAGGAGTTTGCAGAGATGACAGGAAACAGAGAGACATCTGATGAGGATTTCTgggaaaaattacaaaaacacTGGGAGGAAGTAGACAA aacCACAGATGATGGGCATCCCTGGTTAACAGAGTTTGAGGAATCTGATCCttataag gTTTATGAATTTGAGGACGAGAATCCTTTGATTGACCACCCTGACCCATTCCAAGCAGGGCTCGAGAAGTTAAAGGAGGGAGACATTCCAAATGCCGTGTTGTTGTTTGAAGCAGCCGTACAGAAAGACAATCAAAATACATTG gcTTGGCAATATTTGGGAACAACACAAGCAGAGAATGAGCAGGAACCAGCTGCCATCAGTGCACTGAAAAA GTGCTTGGAGTTGGACAGTAACAATCTGACTGCCCTGATGGCGCTTGCTACTAGTTACACGAACGAATCCTTGGCTGCTCATGCCTGTCACTGCCTGAAATCCTGGCTCAAAACAAATCCAGCCTACTCACATTTAGTTCCACAAGAACTGGATTCGGCACCTAAAATTACTTCGTACATATCCAA TACTGAACACACAGAGGTAAAGGACCTTTTTATTGAAGCTGCTCGTCTAATGAAAGATGGTGAAATAGATGCTGATGTACAG AGTGGTTTAGGGGTGTTGTTCAATCTGAGTGGAGAATACGACAAAGCGGTGGACTGTTTCTCAGCAGCCTTACAGGTCAAACCCAAG gATGCCTTGTTATGGAACAAGCTAGGTGCTACCCTCGCTAATGGAAACCGCAGCGAGGAAGCGGTGGAGGCATACCACCACGCACTACAGATTTCCCCGGGATATATCCGCTCACGCTACAACCTGGGCATCGCCTGCATCAACCTCGGTGTTCATAA AGAAGCAGTCGAGCATTTCCTGACGGCATTAAACATGCAGAAGAAAAGTCAACACGGAATGAAAGATCCACAAGTAATCATGTCTAAAAACATCTGGAGCACATTACGAATGGCCATATCCTTAATGGGGAAACCAGACCTGTATGATGTATGTGATAATCAAGACTTAGAAAGACTTAATTCAGAATTTGGAATGCACTCCTGA
- the LOC125664043 gene encoding peroxisomal targeting signal 1 receptor-like isoform X1, translating to MAMRNLVEGECGGTNSLMKLTSHYTQDKARRQEGFLHGRSPNQGLVSGRPIQEATERELVDEYLTGQRINMAPQTFHMGSLLQEMREIEEQEYKHAPQRAPGILELASNEKWADEFLSTAKEPMGPNWAGEFLDEKSQQMLPHPAGDLKWAEEYLDHTEHRPWTEEYEKEALDDTKWIDEYSTQEDDLAKTAKELLSGVTDPKLANSEFLKFVKKIGDGDIQIRDNEVIEKTPDEKAETWAQEFSATPQMDPGHSLVDKWEEEFAEMTGNRETSDEDFWEKLQKHWEEVDKTTDDGHPWLTEFEESDPYKVYEFEDENPLIDHPDPFQAGLEKLKEGDIPNAVLLFEAAVQKDNQNTLAWQYLGTTQAENEQEPAAISALKKCLELDSNNLTALMALATSYTNESLAAHACHCLKSWLKTNPAYSHLVPQELDSAPKITSYISNTEHTEVKDLFIEAARLMKDGEIDADVQSGLGVLFNLSGEYDKAVDCFSAALQVKPKDALLWNKLGATLANGNRSEEAVEAYHHALQISPGYIRSRYNLGIACINLGVHKEAVEHFLTALNMQKKSQHGMKDPQVIMSKNIWSTLRMAISLMGKPDLYDVCDNQDLERLNSEFGMHS from the exons TTGGTGGACGAGTATCTAACGGGTCAGAGGATAAACATGGCACCACAGACGTTCCACATGGGGAGCCTCCTGCAGGAGATGAGAGAAATCGAGGAACAGGAATACAAACATGCACCCCAGAGAG CTCCAGGAATTCTAGAATTAGCATCCAATGAAAAATGGGCTGATGAATTTTTATCGACTGCCAAGGAACCGATGGGTCCAAACTGGGCGGGTGAATTCCTAGATGAGAAGTCGCAGCAGATGCTTCCTCACCCTGCCGGGGATCTGAAGTGGGCCGAAGAGTACTTAGACCACACAGAGCATAGACCATG GACTGAAGAATATGAAAAGGAGGCGTTGGATGATACAAAATGGATAGATGAATATTCCACGCAGGAGGACGACCTGGCTAAAACTGCCAAGGAGCTCCTCAGTGGTGTCACCGACCCCAAGTTGGCCAACTCAGAG TTTCTGAAGTTTGTGAAGAAAATTGGGGATGGGGACATACAAATCAGGGATAATGAAGTGATTGAGAAAACTCCTGATGAAAAAGCTGAGACGTGGGCTCAGGAGTTCTCCGCTACCCCCCAG ATGGATCCTGGCCATTCATTGGTTGATAAATGGGAGGAGGAGTTTGCAGAGATGACAGGAAACAGAGAGACATCTGATGAGGATTTCTgggaaaaattacaaaaacacTGGGAGGAAGTAGACAA aacCACAGATGATGGGCATCCCTGGTTAACAGAGTTTGAGGAATCTGATCCttataag gTTTATGAATTTGAGGACGAGAATCCTTTGATTGACCACCCTGACCCATTCCAAGCAGGGCTCGAGAAGTTAAAGGAGGGAGACATTCCAAATGCCGTGTTGTTGTTTGAAGCAGCCGTACAGAAAGACAATCAAAATACATTG gcTTGGCAATATTTGGGAACAACACAAGCAGAGAATGAGCAGGAACCAGCTGCCATCAGTGCACTGAAAAA GTGCTTGGAGTTGGACAGTAACAATCTGACTGCCCTGATGGCGCTTGCTACTAGTTACACGAACGAATCCTTGGCTGCTCATGCCTGTCACTGCCTGAAATCCTGGCTCAAAACAAATCCAGCCTACTCACATTTAGTTCCACAAGAACTGGATTCGGCACCTAAAATTACTTCGTACATATCCAA TACTGAACACACAGAGGTAAAGGACCTTTTTATTGAAGCTGCTCGTCTAATGAAAGATGGTGAAATAGATGCTGATGTACAG AGTGGTTTAGGGGTGTTGTTCAATCTGAGTGGAGAATACGACAAAGCGGTGGACTGTTTCTCAGCAGCCTTACAGGTCAAACCCAAG gATGCCTTGTTATGGAACAAGCTAGGTGCTACCCTCGCTAATGGAAACCGCAGCGAGGAAGCGGTGGAGGCATACCACCACGCACTACAGATTTCCCCGGGATATATCCGCTCACGCTACAACCTGGGCATCGCCTGCATCAACCTCGGTGTTCATAA AGAAGCAGTCGAGCATTTCCTGACGGCATTAAACATGCAGAAGAAAAGTCAACACGGAATGAAAGATCCACAAGTAATCATGTCTAAAAACATCTGGAGCACATTACGAATGGCCATATCCTTAATGGGGAAACCAGACCTGTATGATGTATGTGATAATCAAGACTTAGAAAGACTTAATTCAGAATTTGGAATGCACTCCTGA
- the LOC125664043 gene encoding peroxisomal targeting signal 1 receptor-like isoform X4, protein MAMRNLVEGECGGTNSLMKLTSHYTQDKARRQEGFLHGRSPNQGLVSGRPIQEATERELVDEYLTGQRINMAPQTFHMGSLLQEMREIEEQEYKHAPQRAPGILELASNEKWADEFLSTAKEPMGPNWAGEFLDEKSQQMLPHPAGDLKWAEEYLDHTEHRPWTEEYEKEALDDTKWIDEYSTQEDDLAKTAKELLSGVTDPKLANSEMDPGHSLVDKWEEEFAEMTGNRETSDEDFWEKLQKHWEEVDKTTDDGHPWLTEFEESDPYKVYEFEDENPLIDHPDPFQAGLEKLKEGDIPNAVLLFEAAVQKDNQNTLAWQYLGTTQAENEQEPAAISALKKCLELDSNNLTALMALATSYTNESLAAHACHCLKSWLKTNPAYSHLVPQELDSAPKITSTEHTEVKDLFIEAARLMKDGEIDADVQSGLGVLFNLSGEYDKAVDCFSAALQVKPKDALLWNKLGATLANGNRSEEAVEAYHHALQISPGYIRSRYNLGIACINLGVHKEAVEHFLTALNMQKKSQHGMKDPQVIMSKNIWSTLRMAISLMGKPDLYDVCDNQDLERLNSEFGMHS, encoded by the exons TTGGTGGACGAGTATCTAACGGGTCAGAGGATAAACATGGCACCACAGACGTTCCACATGGGGAGCCTCCTGCAGGAGATGAGAGAAATCGAGGAACAGGAATACAAACATGCACCCCAGAGAG CTCCAGGAATTCTAGAATTAGCATCCAATGAAAAATGGGCTGATGAATTTTTATCGACTGCCAAGGAACCGATGGGTCCAAACTGGGCGGGTGAATTCCTAGATGAGAAGTCGCAGCAGATGCTTCCTCACCCTGCCGGGGATCTGAAGTGGGCCGAAGAGTACTTAGACCACACAGAGCATAGACCATG GACTGAAGAATATGAAAAGGAGGCGTTGGATGATACAAAATGGATAGATGAATATTCCACGCAGGAGGACGACCTGGCTAAAACTGCCAAGGAGCTCCTCAGTGGTGTCACCGACCCCAAGTTGGCCAACTCAGAG ATGGATCCTGGCCATTCATTGGTTGATAAATGGGAGGAGGAGTTTGCAGAGATGACAGGAAACAGAGAGACATCTGATGAGGATTTCTgggaaaaattacaaaaacacTGGGAGGAAGTAGACAA aacCACAGATGATGGGCATCCCTGGTTAACAGAGTTTGAGGAATCTGATCCttataag gTTTATGAATTTGAGGACGAGAATCCTTTGATTGACCACCCTGACCCATTCCAAGCAGGGCTCGAGAAGTTAAAGGAGGGAGACATTCCAAATGCCGTGTTGTTGTTTGAAGCAGCCGTACAGAAAGACAATCAAAATACATTG gcTTGGCAATATTTGGGAACAACACAAGCAGAGAATGAGCAGGAACCAGCTGCCATCAGTGCACTGAAAAA GTGCTTGGAGTTGGACAGTAACAATCTGACTGCCCTGATGGCGCTTGCTACTAGTTACACGAACGAATCCTTGGCTGCTCATGCCTGTCACTGCCTGAAATCCTGGCTCAAAACAAATCCAGCCTACTCACATTTAGTTCCACAAGAACTGGATTCGGCACCTAAAATTACTTC TACTGAACACACAGAGGTAAAGGACCTTTTTATTGAAGCTGCTCGTCTAATGAAAGATGGTGAAATAGATGCTGATGTACAG AGTGGTTTAGGGGTGTTGTTCAATCTGAGTGGAGAATACGACAAAGCGGTGGACTGTTTCTCAGCAGCCTTACAGGTCAAACCCAAG gATGCCTTGTTATGGAACAAGCTAGGTGCTACCCTCGCTAATGGAAACCGCAGCGAGGAAGCGGTGGAGGCATACCACCACGCACTACAGATTTCCCCGGGATATATCCGCTCACGCTACAACCTGGGCATCGCCTGCATCAACCTCGGTGTTCATAA AGAAGCAGTCGAGCATTTCCTGACGGCATTAAACATGCAGAAGAAAAGTCAACACGGAATGAAAGATCCACAAGTAATCATGTCTAAAAACATCTGGAGCACATTACGAATGGCCATATCCTTAATGGGGAAACCAGACCTGTATGATGTATGTGATAATCAAGACTTAGAAAGACTTAATTCAGAATTTGGAATGCACTCCTGA
- the LOC125664043 gene encoding peroxisomal targeting signal 1 receptor-like isoform X2 — protein sequence MAMRNLVEGECGGTNSLMKLTSHYTQDKARRQEGFLHGRSPNQGLVSGRPIQEATERELVDEYLTGQRINMAPQTFHMGSLLQEMREIEEQEYKHAPQRAPGILELASNEKWADEFLSTAKEPMGPNWAGEFLDEKSQQMLPHPAGDLKWAEEYLDHTEHRPWTEEYEKEALDDTKWIDEYSTQEDDLAKTAKELLSGVTDPKLANSEFLKFVKKIGDGDIQIRDNEVIEKTPDEKAETWAQEFSATPQMDPGHSLVDKWEEEFAEMTGNRETSDEDFWEKLQKHWEEVDKTTDDGHPWLTEFEESDPYKVYEFEDENPLIDHPDPFQAGLEKLKEGDIPNAVLLFEAAVQKDNQNTLAWQYLGTTQAENEQEPAAISALKKCLELDSNNLTALMALATSYTNESLAAHACHCLKSWLKTNPAYSHLVPQELDSAPKITSTEHTEVKDLFIEAARLMKDGEIDADVQSGLGVLFNLSGEYDKAVDCFSAALQVKPKDALLWNKLGATLANGNRSEEAVEAYHHALQISPGYIRSRYNLGIACINLGVHKEAVEHFLTALNMQKKSQHGMKDPQVIMSKNIWSTLRMAISLMGKPDLYDVCDNQDLERLNSEFGMHS from the exons TTGGTGGACGAGTATCTAACGGGTCAGAGGATAAACATGGCACCACAGACGTTCCACATGGGGAGCCTCCTGCAGGAGATGAGAGAAATCGAGGAACAGGAATACAAACATGCACCCCAGAGAG CTCCAGGAATTCTAGAATTAGCATCCAATGAAAAATGGGCTGATGAATTTTTATCGACTGCCAAGGAACCGATGGGTCCAAACTGGGCGGGTGAATTCCTAGATGAGAAGTCGCAGCAGATGCTTCCTCACCCTGCCGGGGATCTGAAGTGGGCCGAAGAGTACTTAGACCACACAGAGCATAGACCATG GACTGAAGAATATGAAAAGGAGGCGTTGGATGATACAAAATGGATAGATGAATATTCCACGCAGGAGGACGACCTGGCTAAAACTGCCAAGGAGCTCCTCAGTGGTGTCACCGACCCCAAGTTGGCCAACTCAGAG TTTCTGAAGTTTGTGAAGAAAATTGGGGATGGGGACATACAAATCAGGGATAATGAAGTGATTGAGAAAACTCCTGATGAAAAAGCTGAGACGTGGGCTCAGGAGTTCTCCGCTACCCCCCAG ATGGATCCTGGCCATTCATTGGTTGATAAATGGGAGGAGGAGTTTGCAGAGATGACAGGAAACAGAGAGACATCTGATGAGGATTTCTgggaaaaattacaaaaacacTGGGAGGAAGTAGACAA aacCACAGATGATGGGCATCCCTGGTTAACAGAGTTTGAGGAATCTGATCCttataag gTTTATGAATTTGAGGACGAGAATCCTTTGATTGACCACCCTGACCCATTCCAAGCAGGGCTCGAGAAGTTAAAGGAGGGAGACATTCCAAATGCCGTGTTGTTGTTTGAAGCAGCCGTACAGAAAGACAATCAAAATACATTG gcTTGGCAATATTTGGGAACAACACAAGCAGAGAATGAGCAGGAACCAGCTGCCATCAGTGCACTGAAAAA GTGCTTGGAGTTGGACAGTAACAATCTGACTGCCCTGATGGCGCTTGCTACTAGTTACACGAACGAATCCTTGGCTGCTCATGCCTGTCACTGCCTGAAATCCTGGCTCAAAACAAATCCAGCCTACTCACATTTAGTTCCACAAGAACTGGATTCGGCACCTAAAATTACTTC TACTGAACACACAGAGGTAAAGGACCTTTTTATTGAAGCTGCTCGTCTAATGAAAGATGGTGAAATAGATGCTGATGTACAG AGTGGTTTAGGGGTGTTGTTCAATCTGAGTGGAGAATACGACAAAGCGGTGGACTGTTTCTCAGCAGCCTTACAGGTCAAACCCAAG gATGCCTTGTTATGGAACAAGCTAGGTGCTACCCTCGCTAATGGAAACCGCAGCGAGGAAGCGGTGGAGGCATACCACCACGCACTACAGATTTCCCCGGGATATATCCGCTCACGCTACAACCTGGGCATCGCCTGCATCAACCTCGGTGTTCATAA AGAAGCAGTCGAGCATTTCCTGACGGCATTAAACATGCAGAAGAAAAGTCAACACGGAATGAAAGATCCACAAGTAATCATGTCTAAAAACATCTGGAGCACATTACGAATGGCCATATCCTTAATGGGGAAACCAGACCTGTATGATGTATGTGATAATCAAGACTTAGAAAGACTTAATTCAGAATTTGGAATGCACTCCTGA